The genomic stretch TTATCAGAAGATTAGTTGCCTCGGCTGGTACGGCTACCTGATAGACCACTTGCTGATCCTGTTGCCCCGATACGCTCACGGGTACACCAGATTGTAATTGCTGGTTATCAGATGCTTGCACCACCACTGTAGTGCTATCACTGTGTGTTAAACCATTGGGATCAGACACTGTTAGATGCACTTGATACTCACCACTTTGGTCATAACTGTGGCTCGGGTTTGCTACCTGACTTTGCGTACCATCACCAAACTGCCATAAATAACTCAACTCATCGCCATCAGGGTCTATACTGCCTTGACTGGAAAACTGGATGGCCGCACCGGCTTGCCCTTGATAGGGGCCATTAATTTGTGCAGATGGCGATTGGTTTTCATCGCTAGCAACTAGCGCCTGCGTCCATTGCTCAAACTCCTCTTGGTAGTCATTCGCCCACCTGTTAACGCGCTGCTGATAAGCCTGCCAGTTTCCAGAGCGAGTCTCTTGGCGCATGGCTTTTAGTTCGCCAACATGGCGTTCATACATAAACCGCACCGCCAGATAGCCCCAACGGTAAATGCGATCTTGATCAAACCCCTCATACGTTGTTGCGAAGATCTGTTGTAAGGAATACACCGAGCCGTCGGATATGGTATCCAATGCCGCTTGATTGTCATTCAGCTTGGCAATGTATTCCGCCACTCCCTCACTCCACCATACAATTGGCTGAGTTGGTGCATTAAAATCGCCATAGAGATCAAAGCGACCATCTAAGTAGTGCACATACTCGTGCTCTAAATTCCAAATATAATGCTCGGCCTTAGCGTAATCCGCCTCATAGGCAACAAAGTTAGCAATGTTGTTACTATCACTGGGTGTCCCTTCTAAATACATCCCGCCATTATCGGTGTTGATTTTAAAAATGGCTTTGGCGTACTTTTTATAAGCAGCGCTGCTATTAAAGATATTCACTTGCAGAAAGTCGTTGTAGTCATCGCTGACTGGCACACGCCCTGTCTCTAGCATGGTATGAAAACGCAGCTCTTCATCTCCCATCGCCTGACATGCGGAATCGAGCTGTATATCGCTGAGTTCTTGGGCACGAATTTTAATGGTGTCGCTGCAACTATACTGCTGAGCTAACACCTTGGCTTCGAGTGTTTTATCGAAGTCACAAATGTTGAATTGACTGCAATCACTATGGTACGAGGCCACATCTGCCGCTGCTAACCAAATACCATCACCAAAGCCATAACTTTGGTAACGCGAAAATAGGTCTTTAAGTTCTTGATCCACGGCAGCTTGAATGGAAGCTCCTGTATACAACTTCAATCTTGCCAGTTCACTGGCCGCATTAATAATTAAGTATTCAGAATCCGAGTTCACCATCCAAGTTTGGGCAGTAAATGTGCCCAGCAAGGTCACTAACTGTTGATCTTTTCTTACCAGCTCAACAAAGTTAGGGTTCCATTGACCGCGGTACAAAATGGTGAAAATACCATTGACGGCACTGCGCATGTGCCAATGTTGAGCGTAACTGTCATTCCATTTACTAAGCCAGCTTTTAACCACCCCCAAATAAGCATGCTGTAACTCTGCCGAATCCATGGTGGTGATCACCTCAGCCAACACCTTACCATGGGCATTATTGTTAGCATAAAAGTGCTGATTGGCCACAAAAGCATCCACAGCTGCTTTTACTGCCGTTTTTATTTCAGCAGTAAAAGCCACTTGGTCATTGTAAAACTCAACATAGAAGCCAGCCCTAAGAAACAAGAAGAGTGTTTCTAAGTGATTGTTACCGCTTCCAGTATAATTCTGTGACAGCGTTTTCGCAGCGGTAGCCACGGCCTCCATGTTACTAGAATTAAAGACACCCACTTGAATGGCTGCCGACGCAGAGAACAAGTCATTAATACAACCACTACCTTGTGCCTTTACCAACTCCACCAGTTGATTTGAGCTGGCATTGGCAAGGCTACCTAAATCACAAGACGATGATTGCGCGGCAGTGTTAGCCAGCTGCTGAGTAAGGTGGAACGGCGTAATCAAATGCCCAGGATCTGTGCGAGTTGCCAGCGGAGCCTGTTCATCGTCTCGCTCTGCGCGGTGTTCATGACCATGGGATAGTTGCTGTACAGCCTGAAGCGGCTGTGACAATGGTTTATAGATTGATTTCTCGGCGCCGTGCGCTGCGCCCATTGCACTGGCCATCATTGCCAGCGTAAGTACTTTATATTTCATAACGAACCTTTACAAGTTGTGTATCCAAACCCATTTGGGTCTTAGCTTTTTAACATTAAATACACAATGTATACAATATATTTTATATAACCAAATGGAATAGCGTTAGTCTGATAAGCATTGCTGTTCATAAACGGGAGAAGCTAAAGCTCTCTAAGGAGACGCTTTACAACCTGCTACGTCGTTTTGCTGTTAAGGTAAGCTAGTCATCACGATGTTGGTTGCAGCCCCTATTTCTATGGTTTATAGGCAAGACGATAACTGCAGTAATTTATTTACTAATAGTTTTATTATTAGTGATACTGAGGGTATGTAGGGTCGTGATTGATGTCGTCATTCAACTTTATCAATTTTTGCAATGGCGCCACGGTTGATGGTTACCCGCACTTGAAATTGCGATAGCGAAACTGAATACACTCCATCAGCGGGTTTATTAGCCAAAAGGTGCTGTAAGCCCAGTAATAGCTGATCGGTATCGTTTTGTTGGCCACTGTCCTCTTGGCTATTCAAGTACGCTTTGCCTTGCTTTACTGCTTTATCAATAACCACAGAGGCAGCCTGTTGGGTGGCTTTACTCTTTAGTGCTTTAACTAATGCAGACTTCAATAAACTCATAATTCACCGCACATCTAAAGATTTTTTACTTATCGCTGAGTTTAGCAAGGGGGTACACAAAGTCCATGCACTTTTGTTTGCAAAATATTTCCTTTGGCTGTCATTTAAAAACGACTAACAAAAACGGAAACCGCGCTTTTTCAACCTCAGTGATACTGCTTACGATCACCATAAATGTATTTATTGAAACACGTGTAATTGTGCTTTTATTTGTCTGCCACTAAAAAGCTGTGCCAAAAAAGGAGCAAAGTAGGCTTCATCACTTTTACTGCTCAGCTGCTGGTCGTTATCAGTAGTAAGTGGCCTAGATAGCTCAGCTTTTACTTCATGCCAATTGGGATTAGCTGCGCTTAGCACCTGATGTACCTTGGTGTTATAGCTGCAGTGTTCCATGTTCTCACAGATCAGCATTAATGGCTGACTTAGCTGCAATGAATCTAATAACGCCTGATTAATATTTGCTGTATCGCCACCTTGCGACAGCATTAAACTGCTAGGAATACCATAGGCCACGATGAAGTCATCATCAGCAAATAGACTGTTAGTATAGAGTAAGGTGGTTAAAATAAGATACGTGCTGTATTCAGCATCCTGGCTCAACCCTAATAATGGGCTACCTTGGCGCAAGTCTAAGGCGCACAGGCTGGAAACCTGCTGCCAAAATAATTGCCTGTCTTTGGGTAACTTGTTTGCCCCAGCGCCAGCTAATCGATTCATCCAGCCATCGAGGAACCGCGTAAAGTTATCGCTTGTCACCTTGTTGTTTAACTCCTCGTTCCTTGCCATAAGCGTCCTTATTTTGCCGCAACCATAAAATCAGATGTGTTTTATCGCAAGCCATTATGGGCAATACGGATACCGTTAATTGAGTTGAGCTTGGTTATGTAAATAGAGTAATTAATGCCACACACATGAGTGTAATGCATTTTGCATAAACGCTATCAGCAGCACCCAGCTAGCGCGTTAACTTTAGTAAGCAATAAGGCAGGAAATTATGCAATTACAGCTAATTACAGGGCCCGAAGTGGGAACGGTTAATTCACATAATGGCGCTTGGTATAAAACAAAAAGGCCCACTTAAATGTGAGCCTTTTTAGCAGTTAACCAAACTGGTTTAACTAAGAGAGCAAACTACAAGGTCGCTTGCAGTTACTTGTATTCAACTTCAATGATTTCAAATTCAACGGCCCCATTTGGAGTTTGAATATGAACAGTATCATCTAACTCTTTACCAATAAGTCCACGCGCAATAGGTGAATTTACCGAAATTAAGTTACTTTTGATGTCCGCCTCATCATCACCAACAATGCGGTAGCTGACTTCTTCATCTGTTTCAACATTAACAATAGAAACAGTACTACCAAAAATCACTTTACCATTGTTTTCCATCTTAGTGACGTCAATGATCTGTGCTGTTGACAGCTTACCTTCAATCTCTTGAATACGGCCTTCACAAAAGCCCTGCTGCTCTCTTGCAGCGTGGTACTCGGCGTTTTCTTTCAAATCACCGTGCTCACGAGCTTCAGCAATGTCAGCTACGATTTTTGGACGGACAACTTTTTTTAAATGATTCAGCTCTTCACGAAGCAATTCTGCGCCTCGTACTGTCATCGGAATTGATTGCATAAGTATCTCACTCATGGCCAAGGCACGTGGCCTTGGCTCAGTTCTTCTTAGTTCAAACGCTGGTGTAGTTCTTGAACAGAGTTTACAGAACTTCTGTCGTCAGCTTCATTCGCTGTACAGTTTGCAAACGCTGCATTTAGCGTAGTGGTGTAGTTAGTCTTATGCTGTAATGCACCACGACGTAACACCTTCGAGTCTTCAATTGCTTGGCGACCTTCAGTGGTATTTACAATGTAGCTGTACTCACCATTCTTGATGCGGTCAAGAATATGAGGACGGCCTTCAAATACCTTGTTTACACGACGTACTTCAATGCCAGCTTCTTCTAACGCTTTGGCAGTACCACTTGTAGCGTCTAATTCAAAGCCAATTGCTTTCATGGTCTTTGCTAGCTCTACAACTCGTGCTTTGTCACTCTTACGCACAGATAGTAGCGCGCGGCCGCCACGTGGTAAAGCGTTTGCTGCACCTAATTGCGCTTTTGCAAATGCTTCGGCGAAATTTTCACCAACACCCATGACTTCACCGGTTGAGCGCATCTCTGGACCACGCATCGGATCCACACCTGGGAACTTAGCAAATGGCAATACCACTTCTTTAACACTGTAATAAGGTGGAATGATTTCTTTGCTAATGCCTTGGCTAGTTAGCGATTGGCCAACCATACAACGCGCCGCTACTTTCGCTAATGGCACACCCGTTGCCTTAGACACAAATGGAACCGTACGCGCAGCACGTGGGTTTACCTCAATCAGATAGACTTCATCGTCTTTCACCGCAAACTGGGTATTCATTAGGCCCACAACACCTAATTCAAGCGCCATATCGCGTACTTGTTTACGCATAACATCTTGAATGTCTTGCGACAACGTATGTGCTGGCAGTGAGCAAGCAGAGTCACCAGAGTGAACACCGGCTTGTTCGATGTGCTCCATGATACCGCCAATGATAACGTTCTCACCGTCACAAATCGCATCAACATCCACTTCAATGGCGTTGTCTAGGAAGCGATCAAGCAATACCGGAGCTTCGTTTGATACCGAAACCGCTTCGGTCATGTAACGACGCAGGTCTGCTTCATCGTAAACGATTTCCATAGCACGACCACCAAGTACATACGATGGACGCACAACCAGTGGGAAACCAATTTCTTGTGACTTCGAGATGGCTTCTTCTAAAGACGTTACAGTGGCATTTTCTGGTTGCAGTAGATCTAAGCGCTCCACTAACTGCTGGAAGCGTTCACGGTCTTCCGCGCGGTCAATGGCATCAGAAGAGGTACCAATCACTGGCACACCGTTGGCCTCAAGATCGCGGGCAAGTTTCAATGGCGTTTGGCCACCGTACTGAACGATCACGCCTTTTGGCTTTTCAACACGAACAATTTCTAACACGTCTTCGAGGGTAATTGGCTCAAAGAATAAACGGTCTGAAGTGTCGTAGTCGGTCGAAACCGTTTCAGGGTTACAGTTCACCATGATGGTTTCATAACCGTCTTCACGCATTGCAAGCGCCGCGTGTACACAACAGTAGTCGAATTCGATGCCTTGACCAATACGGTTAGGGCCACCACCAATAACCATGATCTTGTCTTTGTCTGACGGCGCAGCCTCACACTCTTCATCGTAAGACGAGTACATGTAGGCAGTGTCTGAGCTAAATTCAGCAGCACAGGTATCAACGCGCTTATACACTGGCAAGATTTCTAACTGGTGACGTTTCTTGCGAATTTCTTTTTCAGACACTCCGGCGATTTCGGCAATACGCGCATCTGAGAAGCCTTTACGCTTCAAGCGACGTAAGAAGTCTTTGTTCAGACCGGCCATGCCAACTTCAGCGATTTTTGCTTCGTCTTTAAGAATGTCTTCAATTTGCACCAGATACCAACGGTCAATTTTGGTCAGCTCAAAAACGTCTTCCACAGACATGCCATGACGCATGGCATCTGCAATGTACCAAATACGCTCAGAGCCTGGCTCACGCAGCTCACGAATGATGGTTTCTTTGGCGTTAATCGCGTCTAGCGGTACCACAGGGTTTAAACCGGTAGCGCCAACTTCTAGGCCACGCAATGCTTTTTGCAATGACTCTTGCTGGTTACGACCAATGGCCATCACCTCACCCACTGACTTCATCTGAGTCGTCAAGCGGTCGTTTGAACCGGCGAATTTTTCGAAGTTAAAGCGAGGAATTTTAGTCACGACATAGTCAATAGACGGTTCAAATGATGCTGGGGTTGCACCGCCCGTAATGTCGTTTTGCAGCTCGTCCAGCGTATAACCTACCGCAAGCTTGGCGGCGATTTTCGCAATTGGGAAACCCGTTGCTTTTGATGCCAGTGCAGAAGAGCGTGATACACGTGGGTTCATCTCAATGATAACCATACG from Pseudoalteromonas sp. UG3-2 encodes the following:
- a CDS encoding collagenase, with translation MKYKVLTLAMMASAMGAAHGAEKSIYKPLSQPLQAVQQLSHGHEHRAERDDEQAPLATRTDPGHLITPFHLTQQLANTAAQSSSCDLGSLANASSNQLVELVKAQGSGCINDLFSASAAIQVGVFNSSNMEAVATAAKTLSQNYTGSGNNHLETLFLFLRAGFYVEFYNDQVAFTAEIKTAVKAAVDAFVANQHFYANNNAHGKVLAEVITTMDSAELQHAYLGVVKSWLSKWNDSYAQHWHMRSAVNGIFTILYRGQWNPNFVELVRKDQQLVTLLGTFTAQTWMVNSDSEYLIINAASELARLKLYTGASIQAAVDQELKDLFSRYQSYGFGDGIWLAAADVASYHSDCSQFNICDFDKTLEAKVLAQQYSCSDTIKIRAQELSDIQLDSACQAMGDEELRFHTMLETGRVPVSDDYNDFLQVNIFNSSAAYKKYAKAIFKINTDNGGMYLEGTPSDSNNIANFVAYEADYAKAEHYIWNLEHEYVHYLDGRFDLYGDFNAPTQPIVWWSEGVAEYIAKLNDNQAALDTISDGSVYSLQQIFATTYEGFDQDRIYRWGYLAVRFMYERHVGELKAMRQETRSGNWQAYQQRVNRWANDYQEEFEQWTQALVASDENQSPSAQINGPYQGQAGAAIQFSSQGSIDPDGDELSYLWQFGDGTQSQVANPSHSYDQSGEYQVHLTVSDPNGLTHSDSTTVVVQASDNQQLQSGVPVSVSGQQDQQVVYQVAVPAEATNLLITTTSGTGDADLYVKAGAAPSLSDFDCRPYQGGNEEVCEIVEPTATEYYIMLHGYNDFSNVSLTARYTVASNVEDICQSQGSVSSGRLRDGETVCLGNQAPMWFSLENVSAQQSVMIETAHGSGDLALQYSNQGWPNESNVDASSFNLGNKECIMLGQQANYWGYLKVSGNSNGAALKVVYNEQSCQ
- the carB gene encoding carbamoyl-phosphate synthase large subunit, which produces MPKRTDLKSILILGAGPIVIGQACEFDYSGAQACKALKEEGYRVILVNSNPATIMTDPEMADATYIEPIHWEVVEKIIEKEKPDAVLPTMGGQTALNCALELDKHGVLAKHGVELIGATADAIDKAENRERFDTAMRNIGLECPRAEIAHSMDEAHDVLSRIGFPCIIRPSFTMGGTGGGVAYNMEEFDEICTRGLDLSPTNELLIDESLLGWKEYEMEVVRDKNDNCIIVCSIENFDPMGVHTGDSITVAPAQTLTDKEYQLMRNASMAVLREIGVETGGSNVQFGVNPVDGRMVIIEMNPRVSRSSALASKATGFPIAKIAAKLAVGYTLDELQNDITGGATPASFEPSIDYVVTKIPRFNFEKFAGSNDRLTTQMKSVGEVMAIGRNQQESLQKALRGLEVGATGLNPVVPLDAINAKETIIRELREPGSERIWYIADAMRHGMSVEDVFELTKIDRWYLVQIEDILKDEAKIAEVGMAGLNKDFLRRLKRKGFSDARIAEIAGVSEKEIRKKRHQLEILPVYKRVDTCAAEFSSDTAYMYSSYDEECEAAPSDKDKIMVIGGGPNRIGQGIEFDYCCVHAALAMREDGYETIMVNCNPETVSTDYDTSDRLFFEPITLEDVLEIVRVEKPKGVIVQYGGQTPLKLARDLEANGVPVIGTSSDAIDRAEDRERFQQLVERLDLLQPENATVTSLEEAISKSQEIGFPLVVRPSYVLGGRAMEIVYDEADLRRYMTEAVSVSNEAPVLLDRFLDNAIEVDVDAICDGENVIIGGIMEHIEQAGVHSGDSACSLPAHTLSQDIQDVMRKQVRDMALELGVVGLMNTQFAVKDDEVYLIEVNPRAARTVPFVSKATGVPLAKVAARCMVGQSLTSQGISKEIIPPYYSVKEVVLPFAKFPGVDPMRGPEMRSTGEVMGVGENFAEAFAKAQLGAANALPRGGRALLSVRKSDKARVVELAKTMKAIGFELDATSGTAKALEEAGIEVRRVNKVFEGRPHILDRIKNGEYSYIVNTTEGRQAIEDSKVLRRGALQHKTNYTTTLNAAFANCTANEADDRSSVNSVQELHQRLN
- the greA gene encoding transcription elongation factor GreA, producing the protein MQSIPMTVRGAELLREELNHLKKVVRPKIVADIAEAREHGDLKENAEYHAAREQQGFCEGRIQEIEGKLSTAQIIDVTKMENNGKVIFGSTVSIVNVETDEEVSYRIVGDDEADIKSNLISVNSPIARGLIGKELDDTVHIQTPNGAVEFEIIEVEYK